The genomic stretch TCTTTGTTGTAAATTTCCGAAGCAATGTTAGGGCCTCCAAGATACAGAATGTTCTCCAATGGAACCCCAGCTACAAGAAAATCCATGAACAACACACAATGATCAGAAAAACTAGTGACAAGTGTAGTACGAAGAAAATCTTACAAAGGTACACGATAAATTGACATATAAGCAAAGCACGGGAATTCAAATTCAGTAGAACAGAGGAGATGGAGCATATCACAACATTTAGTGTAAAGAAAACAGTAAATTGCAACATTCAGTATTATTATTTTAGATCAACAGATAGACGCCTCCCTGGGCTCCATTTCATTGAAATGAAACCAGTGTCTTAAACACAAACTAGAAATGAAAGGTTCAGTACGTTGTAACGCAGATAGTAAAACATTTCACTGAAAAGAAACCACTGTCTTAAACAACAGCGCAAACTAGAAATGAAGGGTTCAGTACTTTGTAATGCAGATAAAGCCTGGCAAAGTGATAGTACGATAGTATTTATATACTTGCTTGCACCACCTAAAGGCTAAAGGGATTGCAGAGGGACATATGGATGGAGGCTAAAGGCAAACTATTTAGTGGTAAAGCACTAACTAGCTCTTCGAATATTCAACAACAGACATAAAGAACAAATGCCACATACAATAAGTATGAAGGAAACTAGGTACAGGTCGAGATTAGCCAGAAAATTTCAGTATAGGAACATTCCATAGAACTGTATTTTCATTCAGCTCAGCAGCTAGTAAATGTTCGTTTAAATGAGTAAGGCCTACTTCTGCAAACATTAGTGGTACTACAAGATCAAAGAAACGAGCAACTCAACATCGGTTCAATCAAAATAAACCTCCAATCAGATATGGTGGCCAAACATGAGCAGAGAACTCACTTGCATTGGCGATCATCTGTGTGGGGGTAATGATCCGAGGCACAGGGTCGAGCGACGCCTCGATCCCCTTTGCCAGTGAGATGATAATGGGCGGATTAATCCTCTCCTTCCAGTACCTCCCAATCTCCTCAAACACCTCCCTGGTCTCGGTGGACGGCAACCCATTGACGACGATGTCGGCGTCCCAGACGGCCTCCTGCAGGTTGGTGACGACCTTGAGCGGGCAGAGCGGCGTGTCGACCATGTTGAGGCAGAAGCCGTCGCGGAGGATCTCGTCGGCGTAGAGCGTGCGGTCCCCGAGGCGCGCCTCGACGTACTTGAGGTAGGCGCAGCGGCGGATGAGCCGGCGCAGGACGTCCTCGCGGGCGTTGATGACCTCGAAGaggtgctcggcggcggcgcggtcgacGGCGCGCCCGGCCCGGCGCCACACCCGCACCTGCGCCTTGTCGCGGTGGTCGCGGCCGTACGCGTCCTGCAGCAGCGCGCAGAAGACGCTGCCCCACGCCCCCGCGCCCACGCCCGCGATCCGCACCGGGTCCCCCTCCGCCTTCCCCAGCTGCCGCCGCAGCTCGTCCAGCTTGCCCTCCGCCGCGCCGTTGCGAACGCCTCCCCCGACTCCGTTCGCGTAGCTCCCCACCATCGCCGCGCGCGGCCGCAGTCGAACTGAGCGAGAAGACACGGAGGGacgggtggaggtggcggtgggatCGAGGGGGGAGGAAATGCGGGTGGATTTGTGGGGGCTGGGGTTTGCCGAAAAGCGCAACTTAAATCCGCAGGTGCGGCCTCGCTGtcccggccgcggccgccgcccgtTTGAATTCCTGGTGCCGCACGGTTGGTGGCGGCGCCCGCCCCTCGCTCAGCTACTCCGGGCAGCTGGGGGTTCCGTAAGGCAGTGAGTAAGCAGGCGAGCGAAAATGGGGGAGGTTTTGTATTGTACGGGGTTCCGCTTCTAGAGGAAGGCGAGCGTGTCTGGATTTGGGAGGCGAGGGGGGCAGGACGGCGGGTGGAAGGAAGGCCCGGTCAAAACAGGTGGATTTTGGGGGTGGCGCCGCCGCGTCCGGGAGGAGAGGGACGGCGCGGCCGCGGCGGACGGAAGATGGCGACGGGCTGGCTGACGGGGCGGTGACGGACGCAGGTTGCTGGCGCCCGTGCTTCCTGTCCCTGTCAGGTGGGGTCTGTCCAAGTGGCGAGGGGTGTTCATAGTTTCATAAACCACAATTTACACGGCAAATCCACTTCAAATCTTGGCTGCGTATATTCCTGCTACCCAAAAAAAACATTTTAAtcttaaaaaaataaacaaaaaaattcatGCGTACATCTCAATATTTTATATCCTTACGCCAAGTTTCGTGGAAAACTGATATTTTTGTATCATGTGTAAAAAAATACATATCCCTCAAGAGCTcttttttagcaccaaatttatCTTTTTGCACACTATATagaaaatactactccctctgtttcattctatagtgcctatagttttttggcacgaaaattagcgtaagagtattttttacataagacctctagctgaacgatttgagatcaacgtaaaatttaggaaatccatatcttcctaacataccataacaaatttgggagctgaacgatttaggagttgaacggggagggggtaattgaaaaaaaactaagctacaaccttatattgtgaaacaaataccaaaaatctataggcactatagaaaggaacggagggagtatatttttcATGAAATGACTTTCCGAGCATATAGAACATTGAGATATATGCATAATATTTTCTATCGGATTTTTTTAGCATTTTAAACTGTGCTTAAAACTCATTTCGAAAACAACGAGCATATGCTCTAGGTGCAAAAACTCCTTTCCACAATTTAGAATTTTTAACAATTTTTTGCCACATCTTTTGATTTTTTCACAATTCTTGAGCTAATTATTCAAACAACACCCAAGATTTTCTTATGATACCAAATCTGGTATGTTGAACCCACTTTTCAATAATAGCATGGATAAGGCATCCGGTCCAACTTAggaataataataataaagagCAGTCGAGGGTTTTGCCCCTCTCGTCGGTGATGCCACTAATCTTCCCTTCATCGGTGGCCTTGTGGACTTGGAGGTGCGGCGGACCACGACCCCTAGCCAGTGGAAGggttcaagttttttttttcctttttaggtATTTTCATTGTCTTCTTCAGAATGGTGATCGAGGCAGAGGTGACAACTCTAAGTCTGAATAAGTTCCTTCACGACATGTCCCAACTCCGGCGGTGCGCCTGGAGCCGGCGAAGGGCTTGTGGAGTTCTCTTTCCCGACGAATCTGATGGGATCTAGTCGATGTGCGTGTTAGTTGGTGCACGCCTAACCCGGCCTTTCCAATCTATCATTCTCATCTTTAGCGATATACCAATAGGGATCGAACCGTGTAAGCTTCGACCGTTCGGCTTGACAAGGTCGTGCACATTAAACCTTAAAACGAAAATTCTGTATCAGGCAGAAATGGAATTCCGTTTCGACATCACTCCGCCAAAAAAAACGTTGTTCTGTTTCTGTTTCCGCCAAAAGAATTATGTTTCCCTTCCGCAAAATTCCGTTTTCATTTTTGAGGAAAAGTCCAAAACTTTCTCTCTATTTTCATCCCTACTTTTATTGATGACTACTAATAATTCGGTGGAGCTTTTTGAAAAAAATGAGAAGATTGATCTATAACCGATATATGTCTAAATCAAGTGGGATCTTCTTAAGTTCCAATTGAATATTAAAGTTCTATCTTTGTGAATcagctgagacttaagaaaaatgCAATCGATTTGTGCATGTTCCTTAGAAAATCTGAGGTCGTTGGTTCTGGTCAAATTAGCGTCTAGTCCGTCCAAACATTTTCACTTTGCGAGCTCCACTCGCCTCATATCCCACGACCGCATTTCGCAGATTGTTGCGAATGAATTGGCCGCCCGAGTAGGTGTCCGAACAGCACGCGCAAGTGACCTACCAGCGATCAACTCCATCGGCAATGAAAAGAACCGCTTACCCAACGGTGGTCAACTTGTGGGTCGTTGCGGTTGGCTAGTGGTGGTTCTGATCCAAACCCTCATCCAATTTTCAGTTGCTTGTAGCTTTCCTCCTCTTTTTGCCGGGGCCTTTCACTTTCAGTGACTATAGAAGAAAGAGGTCTCAAAATAATACCTGCAGAATGTAGACTGAGTCCACACCAATGGTTCATACTTCATGACTTGTGATGTGATGGCGCCGTGGTCAAATTGTTTATACCCGTGCTCCTCATTTCTCAGGATCATTTATTAGTTCAGCACTAGTGTTGCTAATTTCTACGAGTACTCTGTAATTTATTAGTTTAGGACTAGTGCTCCTAATTTCTGAAGCATACACACCTAATTCTAATTTCTGAAGTACTGTAGTTGTTTTCCATTTATTGGTTTGGTACTATACTACTTCTCATCCTATTGTACTTCTTGGTACAAAATTTGTTCGTTTATGAAGATTGAAGCGTAGCACGAGTAGCT from Lolium rigidum isolate FL_2022 chromosome 4, APGP_CSIRO_Lrig_0.1, whole genome shotgun sequence encodes the following:
- the LOC124707401 gene encoding probable glycerol-3-phosphate dehydrogenase [NAD(+)] 3, cytosolic — translated: MVGSYANGVGGGVRNGAAEGKLDELRRQLGKAEGDPVRIAGVGAGAWGSVFCALLQDAYGRDHRDKAQVRVWRRAGRAVDRAAAEHLFEVINAREDVLRRLIRRCAYLKYVEARLGDRTLYADEILRDGFCLNMVDTPLCPLKVVTNLQEAVWDADIVVNGLPSTETREVFEEIGRYWKERINPPIIISLAKGIEASLDPVPRIITPTQMIANATGVPLENILYLGGPNIASEIYNKEYANARICGADKWRKPLSNFLRQPHFIVWDNSDLITHEVMGGLKNVYAIGAGMVAALTNESATSKSVYFSLCTSEMIYITHLLAKEPEKLAGPLLADTYVTLLKGRNAWYGHKLAKGELTLEMGDSIKGKGTIQGVSAVNAFYELLSQGSLSVTHPETKKHVAPVELCPILKTLYKILIKRELGTNSILQAIRDESMYDPRERIEMAQRQSLYRPSLLGLPKGDTKA